Genomic window (Synechococcus sp. LA31):
GGGCATAGCTACCTGCCAGCAGCCCGAGGGTGCGGCCGTTGCTGGTGAAGCTCGCCAGCAGGAACGGCAGCAGTGGAAACACGATGCTCTCGCCCAGCCGATCGTTGAGCAGCGTGATGAAGGCGCAAAGGGAGGTGGAGGGGCGGCTCCAGCTCATGGTGGTGGGCCCGGGTGTGGGCTCACCTTCCCATGCGGAATGCTGCGCTCAGCTGAGGCGTTTCAGCAGTTGGCTAAACAGCTGTGCGATGCCGTTGGTTGGCGCTTGGCGCTGGCTGTGCTGCTGCGGGGCGCTCATCACAAATCCACCCGCGATCGAAAAGGATCCGTTTCCGCTTTTTACGAGCATGCATCGACCTCCAACGTGATCGAAAACCTAGGGCTGTCGCCGAGTTGGTTCCACGCTGTTCGAAAAGATTTTCGTTTTTCGGGCGCGTTGTTGATATCGATCAGGATGGAGGCCTCGTGAATGCCGCCTCAGCCATGCCGCCGGAGATGCCGCCGCCATCGCTCAGCCATCTCAACGCCAGTGGTGACGTTCATATGGTCGAGGTGGGCGAGAGGCCGGCCACGCGCCGGGAAGCGCGGGCTGAGGGCTACATCCAGATGCGCCCGCAGGTGTTGGCGTTGGTGATGGAGGGCCGAGCCCCCAAAGGCGACGTGCTGGCAGTGGCCCGGGTGGCGGCGATCCAGGCGGCCAAGCGCACCTGGGAGTTGATCCCCCTCTGCCATCCGATCGCGTTGAGCGGTGTGGAGGTGGCGATTGAGCCCAGCGCCGATGGCAGCGGCCTTCGCTTGGAGGCGAGCGCCCGCACCACCGGCAGCACTGGGGTGGAGATGGAGGCGCTCACGGCGGTGCAAGTAGGCCTGCTCACCTTTTACGACATGCTCAAATCCGCCGATCCGGCGATGATCATCAGTGGCGTGCGCTTGCTCAGCAAGAGCGGCGGCCGCCATGGCGACTGGCAGCGCGATGACTGAGCCCTACGGCCGTGAAGGCCTGCCGCTGGAGCAGGCCCGCGCTCAGATCCTGGAGGCGCTGCAGCCGCTGGGGCTCGCGGAGACCTTGCCGCTCACCCAAACCCTTGGCCGCACCACCGCGGAGCCTGTGCTGGCGCTGGCCGCGGTGCCCGGTTTCCGCGCCTCAATCATGGATGGCTACGCCATTGCCGGGGCGGTGCAGCCTGAGGCCGGCCAGCAATGGCGGTTGGTGGGAGTTGCGGCAGCTGGTGCTCCCTATGGCGCGGCGCTTGCCGCCGGCGAAGCGGTGCGGATCCTCACTGGCGCGGTGGTGCCAGAGGGCAGCGAGCGGGTGCTGCCCCAGGAGCTGATGACAGCCGACGGCGATCAGTTGGAGCTGGTGAAGGCCTGCGGGCCCAATCCATGGATTCGCCCGCCTGAGGAGGAGGCTGCTTCGGGCCAGGAGCTCGTGGCCGCTGGCCATCGCTTGGGGGTGGCAGAGCTGGGCCGCCTGGCGAGTTGCGGCGTGCAGGAGTTGGTGGTGATGCGCCGGCCGCGGATTGGTGTGTTGATCAGCGGTGATGAACTGCTGCCGCCCGGGCAGGAGCGGGGGCCGGGGCAGATCTGGGAGAGCAATTCGGCGCTGCTCAGCGCCCTGTTGCAACGGTTGGGGTTCGCGGTGGCGCAGCAGCGCGTGGTGGTGGATCAGCCGGAGCCGCTGCGGGCAGCTCTGCAGGAGTTGGCGGCTGGCTGTGATGTGGTGGTGAGCACTGGAGGTGTGTCTGCCGGCGACAGCGATTGGATTCGCCCGCTGGTGGAGGAGCTGGGGCAGGTGCGCTTCTGGAAGCTGTTTCTCAAGCCAGGCCGGCCGTTTGCCTGGGGGAAGGTGGCTGGGGTGCCCTTCTTTGGGCTGCCGGGTAATCCGGTGGCTGCGGCGATCACGGCCTTGCAGCTGCTCTGGCCGGCGTTGCAAAAGCTGGAGGGTGCTCAGCCCGAGCTGCTGCCGCGGCTAAAGGTGCGCCTGGAGGCAGCCTTGCGCCGTGGTGCCGGCCGACCTGAACTGGCGCGGGCCCAGCTGGTGGTGGCGCCCGACGGTGGGCTCTGGGCCCGGGTGGAGGGATCGCAGGCTTCCTCGCGCATTGGTTCGCTATCCGGCGCTGATCTGCTGTTGGAGATCCCGGCGGAGCTGGGGGCCCTGGAGGCGGGCACGGAGCTTTGGGCGCAGCTGTTGCGGTTACCGCTGCTCTGAGTTCATAACGGCGTGTTGCCGGTAATCCAGGTGCTGCGGCCGTCGGTGTGCCATTCGCGTTTCCAGAAGGGTGCGTCGTGCTTGAGCGCTTCGAGTAGCTCCTGGCAACAGCGCTGGGCGGGGCCGCGGCGGTCGGCGCCGATGGCCACCAGCACGATGGCTTCCCCAGGGAGCACGCGGCCGATGCGGTGCTGGATCAGGCAGCTCATGGCTGCATGGCGCGCCATGCAGCCATGAGCTAGCTGCTCCAGTTGTCGTTCGGTCATGCCGGGGTAGTGCTCGAGCTCGAGGGCCGCAAGGGCACTGCCATCGGCC
Coding sequences:
- the moaC gene encoding cyclic pyranopterin monophosphate synthase MoaC, which translates into the protein MPPEMPPPSLSHLNASGDVHMVEVGERPATRREARAEGYIQMRPQVLALVMEGRAPKGDVLAVARVAAIQAAKRTWELIPLCHPIALSGVEVAIEPSADGSGLRLEASARTTGSTGVEMEALTAVQVGLLTFYDMLKSADPAMIISGVRLLSKSGGRHGDWQRDD
- a CDS encoding molybdopterin molybdotransferase MoeA, with the translated sequence MATGSAMTEPYGREGLPLEQARAQILEALQPLGLAETLPLTQTLGRTTAEPVLALAAVPGFRASIMDGYAIAGAVQPEAGQQWRLVGVAAAGAPYGAALAAGEAVRILTGAVVPEGSERVLPQELMTADGDQLELVKACGPNPWIRPPEEEAASGQELVAAGHRLGVAELGRLASCGVQELVVMRRPRIGVLISGDELLPPGQERGPGQIWESNSALLSALLQRLGFAVAQQRVVVDQPEPLRAALQELAAGCDVVVSTGGVSAGDSDWIRPLVEELGQVRFWKLFLKPGRPFAWGKVAGVPFFGLPGNPVAAAITALQLLWPALQKLEGAQPELLPRLKVRLEAALRRGAGRPELARAQLVVAPDGGLWARVEGSQASSRIGSLSGADLLLEIPAELGALEAGTELWAQLLRLPLL
- a CDS encoding molybdenum cofactor biosynthesis protein MoaE; the encoded protein is MPLRITLHATAFEPLEALSQWQQELLIGGQTPSAAESLFIGRVRGEAADGSALAALELEHYPGMTERQLEQLAHGCMARHAAMSCLIQHRIGRVLPGEAIVLVAIGADRRGPAQRCCQELLEALKHDAPFWKREWHTDGRSTWITGNTPL